Below is a genomic region from Candidatus Obscuribacterales bacterium.
GCAAACTGATCATCAACACTGCTGAATTTCTCATCGAGTATCGCGACAGCCAAACTCATTTGCCGCATCCGTCGTATGATCTTTGGGAAGAGCGTTATGGTGTGCATCTATTTACTGTTGCTTCGGTAATCGGCGCACTAGAAGCAGCTTCCAACTTCGCCTATGAATTTGGTGAAGACGAAGCAAGCGCCCGCTTTAGGAAGTCCTCCGAAGAAGTACGCGAAGCAATGATCAAATACATGTGGAACGAAAAGGAAAATCGCTTTGCCCGTATGGCGACTCGCTCCGGTGACGGCTACGAACTCGACATGACACCGGATGCGGCCAATTATGGCTTGTTCGCTTTTGGTGCTTTACCGGCAGATCATCCAAAAGTTGCCTCCACAATGAAGGCAATTGAAGATGAGCTCTGGGTCAAGACCGACATTGGCGGCATCGCTCGCTACAAAAACGATCTTTACTATCAAGTCTCCCAAGACACGGACAAGATTCCAGGTAACCCCTGGTTTATCTGCACAATGTGGCTGGCACAATATCGGATAGCCACGGCTAAGTCAGAAGCCGACTTGGACAAAGCCCTGGACATCATTAAATGGGTGAAAAGCCACGCCCTGCCTTCCGGAGTGCTTGCCGAACAAGTTCATCCGTACACCGGTGAACCTCTATCGGTCGCCCCACTTTCATGGAGCCATGCTACCTTAGTTATGTGTGTTCATGAATATCTCGGTAAGCTGAAAGCCCTGAAGGACAAAGCGGCAAAATGACCAGAGACACAACCAAAGAGAATGCCAAAAATTTTCCTGTGTTAGACGAACTGCACGACGCTGACGATTTAAGACTGAAAGAAGGTCCGGTGTTGGCCTGCATCGACATGGGCACCAACTCTTTTCACATGATTGTCTGCCGAGCATCGCACGAGCACAACCATTTTGAAGTCATTACTCGCATGCGCGAAGCGGTCCCATTCTTCCGCACTTCACTAACCGAGCACGTCATTGATCCCGAATCAGAAAAACATGCCATTCGCATTTTGCGCCGCATGCGTGACCACGCTCACGAAAAAGGCGCGCGCACAATAACGGCAGTAGCAACATCAGCCGTACGCGAATCCCGCAACGGAGCCGAGCTTCTCCGCAAGATTCGCCAAGAGCTAAATATTGACGCTAAGCGCATCTCCGGCCGAGAAGAAGCACGACTAATTTATTTGGGTGTTCTTTGGCGGTTACCGAAACTCACAGGACAGTTTGCAATTGTCGACATCGGCGGCGGTAGCACGGAAATTATCGTAGCCGATCGCGCGCGCACGATATTTTCTGAGTCCTACAAGTTAGGCGCTGCGCGTTTGACAGCTCAGTATTTTCCAAAAGACAAAGTTACACCAGAAGCGTTGGCGGCACTTCACGATGAAGTACGCGGCATGTTGCGTCCCTGTGCAGTGCAAATAGCTGCTTGCGGCGGCTTCAATCAGTTAATTGGCACATCCGGCACTATCTCAGCGTTGGTGAAAATCAACAGAGCCATGCACAGCAAAGATAGTTCGTCCGACAAAGAACCAGTTCACGGAACTAAACTGACAATAAACAACCTTGAAAAAATAGTCGACTACATTGAAAAGGCAAAGCTTGCCGGCATCAAGATAAAGGGTGTTAGCAACGACAGAGGCGCCACAATATTGGCTGGAGCAATTGTTTTGCTTGAGACCATGCGCTCATTAGGGGCAAACAGTCTTGAATATTGCGATGCGGCTTTGCGTGAGGGTGTAGTTGTCGACCGCTTCGTGCGTGGCGGCTGGTTAGAGTCTGGTCTTACCCAGCACCGAAATCCACGTGCCAACAGCGTTCACGAACTTTTGACCAAATATGGCAGCAGCAGCGAGCACACTTCGCAGGTAGCCAGGCTGGCGTTGGCAATTTTCGATCAGAGCCATGGCAAAATGCATCAATACGATGAAAGTGTCCGCGGTATCTTGTGGACTGCTGCCATGCTGCACGACATCGGCACCTTCATTGCCCGCAAAGGACATCACAAACACTCGTTCTACCTTATTAAAAACGGCGGTCTCCTGGGACATTCCGAAGAAGAAATTGACCTCATCGCCTGCATTGCTCGCTACCACCGAGGCAACGAACCAAAAGAGTCTCATAGTGAATTCGCGGCACTAACTCTGGAAGAGCGTAAGCTAGTTGCCGATATGTCGGCAATATTGCGCATTGCCGAGGCGCTAGATCGCAGTCATCGCCAGATAGTCCGCTCAATCAAGTT
It encodes:
- a CDS encoding Ppx/GppA family phosphatase, which codes for MTRDTTKENAKNFPVLDELHDADDLRLKEGPVLACIDMGTNSFHMIVCRASHEHNHFEVITRMREAVPFFRTSLTEHVIDPESEKHAIRILRRMRDHAHEKGARTITAVATSAVRESRNGAELLRKIRQELNIDAKRISGREEARLIYLGVLWRLPKLTGQFAIVDIGGGSTEIIVADRARTIFSESYKLGAARLTAQYFPKDKVTPEALAALHDEVRGMLRPCAVQIAACGGFNQLIGTSGTISALVKINRAMHSKDSSSDKEPVHGTKLTINNLEKIVDYIEKAKLAGIKIKGVSNDRGATILAGAIVLLETMRSLGANSLEYCDAALREGVVVDRFVRGGWLESGLTQHRNPRANSVHELLTKYGSSSEHTSQVARLALAIFDQSHGKMHQYDESVRGILWTAAMLHDIGTFIARKGHHKHSFYLIKNGGLLGHSEEEIDLIACIARYHRGNEPKESHSEFAALTLEERKLVADMSAILRIAEALDRSHRQIVRSIKLTFDNDKKNKGPQHLLINVSTTKNADTAPESWAFEEKKPVFEKQFALTAELQFID